In Streptomyces sp. NBC_00704, a genomic segment contains:
- a CDS encoding nucleopolyhedrovirus P10 family protein: MTADGWTSAVRHQLGLGRLLPLGGPRDGAWITEAAAAAVLRRAVRHMEGVRLDALRLAAAEPETAREPAVPPPPGAQPPGPVRVTADIAVFASEPLPATASRLREVLAAAAAERLGLAVSEVDLRVTALLDEERAPEAAGPGPEPPPVGAAQHGDEARATVAALSVAGVTRLTDAIGRAVRIEEREHTAALPHRHARVEIAVSARHRALDVARQVRAAVSEALRDHPTVTVLVTAVE, from the coding sequence ATGACGGCGGACGGATGGACGAGCGCGGTACGGCACCAGCTGGGCCTGGGCAGGCTCCTGCCGCTGGGCGGGCCGCGGGACGGCGCGTGGATCACGGAGGCGGCGGCCGCGGCGGTGCTGCGGCGGGCGGTACGCCACATGGAGGGCGTCCGGCTGGACGCGCTGCGCCTGGCGGCGGCCGAGCCGGAGACGGCGCGGGAGCCCGCCGTACCGCCTCCGCCCGGCGCGCAGCCGCCCGGGCCGGTGCGGGTGACGGCGGACATCGCCGTGTTCGCGTCCGAACCGCTGCCCGCGACGGCGTCCCGTCTGCGCGAGGTCCTGGCGGCGGCCGCGGCGGAGCGGCTCGGCCTGGCGGTGTCGGAGGTGGACCTCAGGGTGACGGCCCTGCTCGACGAGGAGCGGGCGCCGGAGGCGGCAGGGCCCGGGCCCGAACCCCCGCCGGTGGGGGCGGCGCAGCACGGCGACGAGGCCCGGGCGACGGTCGCCGCGCTGTCCGTGGCCGGGGTGACCCGGCTGACCGACGCGATCGGCAGGGCGGTGCGCATCGAGGAACGCGAGCACACGGCCGCACTGCCGCACCGCCACGCGCGCGTGGAGATCGCGGTGAGCGCGCGGCACCGGGCCCTGGACGTGGCCCGGCAGGTGCGCGCGGCGGTGTCGGAGGCGCTACGGGATCATCCGACGGTGACCGTGCTGGTCACAGCCGTGGAGTGA
- a CDS encoding enoyl-CoA hydratase/isomerase family protein — MATPDQELVPLLDKDGVRLTVDDALATVTLTNPAKRNAQSPAMWRALAEAGRLVPGSVRVVVLRGEGKSFSAGLDRQMFTPEGIEGEPSFIDLARSGDAELDAAIAGFQEGFTWWRRNDVVSIAAVQGHAIGAGFQLALACDLRVVADDVQFAMRETSLGLVPDLTGTHPLVSLVGYGRAVEICVTGRFVHAEEAVSSGLANAAVPAADLDTTVRDLAASILAAPREAVIETKALLRGAGDRTYDEQRAAERAAQGRRLRDLAGIGE; from the coding sequence ATGGCCACGCCCGACCAGGAACTCGTTCCCCTGCTCGACAAGGACGGCGTACGGCTCACCGTCGACGACGCGCTCGCCACGGTGACGCTGACCAACCCGGCCAAACGCAACGCGCAGAGCCCCGCCATGTGGCGCGCCCTCGCCGAAGCCGGCCGGCTGGTGCCGGGCTCCGTCCGCGTCGTCGTGCTGCGCGGCGAGGGCAAGTCCTTCTCCGCCGGACTCGACCGGCAGATGTTCACGCCCGAGGGGATCGAGGGCGAACCGTCCTTCATCGATCTCGCACGCAGCGGCGACGCCGAACTCGACGCCGCCATCGCCGGATTCCAGGAGGGCTTCACCTGGTGGCGGCGCAACGACGTCGTGTCCATCGCCGCCGTCCAGGGCCACGCCATCGGCGCGGGCTTCCAGCTGGCCCTCGCCTGTGACCTGCGCGTCGTCGCCGACGACGTGCAGTTCGCCATGCGTGAGACCAGCCTCGGACTGGTCCCGGACCTGACGGGCACGCACCCCCTCGTCTCCCTCGTCGGCTACGGCCGCGCGGTCGAGATCTGCGTCACCGGCCGGTTCGTCCACGCCGAGGAGGCGGTGAGCAGCGGCCTGGCCAACGCCGCCGTGCCCGCGGCCGACCTCGACACCACCGTCCGCGACCTGGCCGCGTCGATCCTGGCCGCGCCCCGCGAGGCCGTCATCGAGACCAAGGCGCTGCTGCGCGGCGCGGGCGACCGCACCTACGACGAGCAGCGCGCCGCCGAGCGCGCCGCCCAGGGCCGCCGGCTGCGGGACCTGGCCGGAATCGGCGAATGA
- a CDS encoding VOC family protein — translation MAATNGGRPSLFPTVLYADAKAAIRQLTEALGFTELSVYEGEDGSVMHAELAQGNGAVMLGSKGRGGVFDTAMKGAGPAGVYVVVDDVDAHHRRAVEHGVEILMPPTDQEYGSRDYMARDLEGNLWSFGTYTPEIPG, via the coding sequence ATGGCAGCGACGAACGGCGGACGTCCCAGTCTCTTCCCGACGGTGTTGTACGCCGACGCGAAGGCGGCGATCCGGCAGCTCACCGAAGCCCTGGGCTTCACCGAGCTGTCCGTGTACGAGGGGGAGGACGGCTCGGTCATGCACGCAGAACTCGCGCAGGGCAACGGCGCGGTGATGCTCGGGTCCAAGGGGCGCGGCGGCGTCTTCGACACGGCGATGAAGGGCGCGGGCCCGGCCGGCGTGTACGTCGTGGTGGACGACGTCGACGCGCATCACCGGCGGGCCGTGGAGCACGGCGTGGAGATCCTGATGCCCCCGACGGACCAGGAGTACGGCTCGCGGGACTACATGGCCCGCGATCTCGAGGGCAACCTCTGGAGCTTCGGCACGTACACCCCGGAGATACCGGGCTGA
- a CDS encoding helix-turn-helix domain-containing protein, with protein sequence MAETLKKGSRVTGAARDKLAADLKKKYDSGASIRALAEETGRSYGFVHRMLSESGVTLRGRGGATRGKKAASS encoded by the coding sequence GTGGCCGAGACTCTGAAGAAGGGCAGCCGGGTGACCGGCGCCGCGCGCGACAAGCTCGCGGCAGACCTGAAGAAGAAGTACGACTCCGGTGCGAGCATCCGGGCACTGGCCGAGGAGACCGGCCGCTCGTATGGCTTCGTGCACCGGATGCTCAGCGAGTCGGGCGTCACGCTCCGTGGGCGTGGCGGGGCGACCCGAGGCAAGAAGGCCGCCTCGTCCTGA
- a CDS encoding Asp23/Gls24 family envelope stress response protein — protein MTEAVEQNRTQTTDGGGEPQNRRTPRRGGGDPATRGRTTIADGVVEKIAGLAARDVLGVHTMGSGLSRTFGAVRDRVPGGSKSVTRGVKAEVGEVQTALDLEIVVDYGVAIADVAQAVRENVIAAVERMTGLEVVEVNIAVSDVKLPDEEDEEPEQPRIQ, from the coding sequence ATGACCGAGGCAGTCGAGCAGAACCGCACGCAGACCACCGACGGCGGCGGCGAGCCGCAGAACCGCAGGACGCCCCGGCGCGGCGGCGGGGACCCGGCGACCCGCGGACGGACCACCATCGCCGACGGGGTCGTGGAGAAGATCGCCGGTCTCGCGGCCCGGGACGTGCTCGGGGTCCACACCATGGGCAGCGGCCTCAGCCGCACCTTCGGCGCCGTGCGCGACCGGGTGCCCGGCGGCTCCAAGTCCGTCACCCGGGGCGTGAAGGCCGAGGTGGGCGAGGTGCAGACCGCGCTCGACCTGGAGATCGTCGTCGACTACGGCGTGGCCATCGCCGACGTCGCCCAGGCCGTGCGGGAGAACGTGATCGCCGCCGTGGAGCGCATGACGGGCCTGGAGGTCGTCGAGGTCAACATCGCCGTGAGCGACGTCAAACTGCCCGACGAGGAGGACGAGGAACCCGAGCAGCCCCGGATCCAGTGA
- a CDS encoding ABC-F family ATP-binding cassette domain-containing protein, with product MISASGIELRAGARILIENASFRVAKGDRIGLVGRNGAGKTTLTKVLAGEGIPAAGQVTRSGEVGYLPQDPRTGDLDVLARDRILSARGLDTLIRKMRENEQRIANGSGATRDKAMRQYERQETEFLTKGGYAAEAEAATIAAALNLPDRVLGQPLHTLSGGQRRRVELARILFSDADTLLLDEPTNHLDADSIVWLRDYLKTYRGGFIVISHDVDLVETVVNKVFYLDANRSQIDVYNMGWRLYQQQRESDEKRRKRERQNAEKKAAALHSQADKMRAKATKTVAAQNMARRADKLLSGLEAVRVSDKVAKLRFPEPAPCGKTPLMAEGLSKSYGSLEIFTDVDLAIDKGSRVVILGLNGAGKTTLLRLLGGAEKPDTGEVIEGHGLKLGYYAQEHETLDPERSVLENMRSAAPDLDLVEVRKVLGSFLFSGDDVDKPAGVLSGGEKTRLALATLVVSSANVLLLDEPTNNLDPASREEILGALRTYKGAVVLVTHDEGAVEALQPERIILLPDGVEDLWGSDYADLVALA from the coding sequence GTGATCTCCGCCTCCGGCATCGAGCTGCGCGCCGGCGCCCGCATCCTCATCGAGAACGCCTCCTTCCGTGTGGCCAAGGGCGACCGCATCGGTCTGGTCGGGCGCAACGGCGCCGGCAAGACCACCCTGACCAAGGTCCTCGCCGGTGAGGGCATCCCGGCCGCCGGTCAGGTGACCCGCTCCGGCGAGGTCGGCTACCTCCCGCAGGACCCGCGCACCGGCGACCTCGACGTCCTGGCCCGCGACCGCATCCTCTCCGCGCGCGGACTGGACACCCTGATCCGCAAGATGCGCGAGAACGAGCAGCGCATCGCCAACGGCAGCGGCGCCACCCGCGACAAGGCGATGCGCCAGTACGAGCGCCAGGAGACGGAGTTCCTCACCAAGGGCGGGTACGCCGCCGAGGCCGAGGCCGCCACCATCGCTGCCGCGCTCAACCTGCCCGACCGCGTGCTGGGCCAGCCCCTGCACACGCTCTCCGGCGGCCAGCGCCGCCGCGTCGAACTGGCCCGCATCCTGTTCTCCGACGCGGACACCCTGCTCCTCGACGAGCCGACCAACCACCTCGACGCCGACTCCATCGTCTGGCTGCGCGACTACCTCAAGACCTACCGCGGCGGCTTCATCGTCATCAGCCACGACGTCGACCTGGTCGAGACGGTCGTCAACAAGGTCTTCTACCTGGACGCCAACCGGTCCCAGATCGACGTCTACAACATGGGCTGGCGGCTCTACCAGCAGCAGCGCGAGTCGGACGAGAAGCGCCGCAAGCGCGAGCGGCAGAACGCGGAGAAGAAGGCCGCCGCACTGCACTCGCAGGCCGACAAGATGCGCGCCAAGGCCACCAAGACGGTCGCCGCGCAGAACATGGCCCGCCGCGCCGACAAGCTGCTCTCCGGCCTGGAGGCGGTCCGCGTCTCCGACAAGGTCGCCAAGCTCCGCTTCCCCGAGCCCGCCCCCTGCGGCAAGACGCCGCTGATGGCCGAGGGCCTGTCGAAGTCCTACGGCTCGCTGGAGATCTTCACCGACGTCGACCTGGCCATCGACAAGGGATCGCGGGTCGTCATCCTCGGGCTGAACGGCGCCGGCAAGACGACCCTGCTGCGGCTGCTCGGCGGCGCCGAGAAGCCCGACACGGGCGAGGTCATCGAGGGCCACGGCCTCAAGCTCGGCTACTACGCCCAGGAGCACGAGACCCTCGACCCCGAGCGCTCGGTCCTGGAGAACATGCGCTCCGCGGCCCCCGACCTGGACCTGGTCGAGGTCCGCAAGGTGCTGGGCTCGTTCCTGTTCTCGGGTGACGACGTGGACAAGCCGGCGGGCGTGCTCTCCGGCGGCGAGAAGACCCGGCTGGCCCTGGCCACCCTCGTGGTCTCCTCGGCCAACGTCCTGCTCCTCGACGAGCCCACCAACAACCTCGACCCCGCCAGCCGCGAGGAGATCCTCGGCGCGCTGCGCACCTACAAGGGCGCGGTCGTCCTCGTCACCCACGACGAGGGCGCGGTGGAGGCGCTTCAGCCGGAGCGGATCATCCTGCTGCCGGACGGCGTCGAGGACCTGTGGGGTTCGGACTACGCGGATCTCGTCGCCCTGGCTTGA